The Halobacillus ihumii genomic sequence AGGACACTCAAAGTCAGTTTGAGATTTCCGATGAACGTTCTGTAGAGGAGATTCGTAAACTGCTTCAAACCAAAGGATATCAACCCGTTATGAAAGATTGGCAAATCGTGTAGAGATGGAATTTCATGTGATCTCTAATGGTATTTGGCCAGTTAAGAAGTTTGCCGACAGCATCGAACCCCTTCAAGGTGAAGATGTATTTGTTCATTTCAGGGAAAAGCAAAAGCCTGCAGATGTTGTGGCGGAAGGAATAAACGATTTGCAGAAACGAGGGTTTGCATCCGGGAAAATTGTGGTGAATGACCAAGTGGATATGGCCCGTAGTTTAGGGACAGGTGGCGTCCAGCTCTCCGGACAAGGGGTGCGGGTATATGAGGTCCGGCAGAGCTTCCCTGACTTGCGAATTGGAAAGTCTGTACATTCAATAGAAGAGGCTGTGCAAGCTGAATTTGAGGGAGCTGACTATGTGATGTTCGGTCACATTTTTCCAACGTTATCAAAAAGGGGCAAAAAGCCACAGGGGTTACAAGCGTTACATGAACTGACAAGTGCTGTGAAGGTGCCCGTCATCGCCATTGGTGGAATCAAACCGAGGCATATGTCAGAGTTAAAAAGGGCAGGAGTTGCAGGAGCGGCGGTTATTTCAGGTTTGCTTGAAGCGGATGATGTACAAGGAATACTTGAAGAATATAAGAAAGGATGGGTCAAATGACTATACGTGTTAACGGTGAATCATTAGAGTGCCCGGAAAGAGTTGTAACGGTGACTGACCTTCTCGACTTTTACAAATTAGATGGGCGAATGGTTGTTGTTGAATATAATCAAACGATCATTCAACGCGATTACTATCCGATCGTTCACTTGAAAAACGACGACCAAATTGAACTGGTTCATTTTGTTGGGGGAGGATAAGGTGTCTTGCAAATTATGGGCTTGCTGAATAAAGAAGAGACAAAAATCAAAAGCTAATACAAATCGTGCCACCAGAAAGGAGTCAAAGTCATGAAGAATAAAGATAAGAAAGTGGACAACCAATTTAAAGAAAACAAGAATCACGGAGAGCATCGAAATGGCCGCTTGAGCCAATTTAAGAATCACAATGATAAAAACGGCGAAGAGCCGAATGAATATATCAGCAACCAAATAGACGAGTAAGAAATATTAAAAATAGACCTCTGGAGGTTAGATGGAGGTCTATTTTTAACGTAAAATCTTCCTGGCTTCCATAAATCGCTGAACGCCAGTGAATAGTTCAACAGCAAAGAAGACAAACGTCGTCCAATATAGAATGCCAGGGAATAATAGCATCATGCTGAATAGGATAAACCCTTCCGACCGTTCAGCAAGCCCAGCTTGATAATAAAATGAT encodes the following:
- a CDS encoding thiamine phosphate synthase, whose translation is MISNGIWPVKKFADSIEPLQGEDVFVHFREKQKPADVVAEGINDLQKRGFASGKIVVNDQVDMARSLGTGGVQLSGQGVRVYEVRQSFPDLRIGKSVHSIEEAVQAEFEGADYVMFGHIFPTLSKRGKKPQGLQALHELTSAVKVPVIAIGGIKPRHMSELKRAGVAGAAVISGLLEADDVQGILEEYKKGWVK
- the thiS gene encoding sulfur carrier protein ThiS → MTIRVNGESLECPERVVTVTDLLDFYKLDGRMVVVEYNQTIIQRDYYPIVHLKNDDQIELVHFVGGG